AGCCAGCCCAGTGCGGCAAGCCATCGCGGACGGCGCAGCAGCACGAGAGCGACGAAGCCGACCACGCTGAACAACGCCAGGTCCGGTCGGACGAGCGGGCCGAGCCCGAGCACGATCGCGGTGGCGATCGGCGCTGTGCCGCGCACGAGAAGCCACCAGCTCAGCCCCAGCCACAGCAGCACCAGGCCGGTTTCCAGGCCGGAGGTCGCGAAGTCGCGGAACGGCGGGAGCGCGCACACCACCAGTGCCCCGGCGGGAGCCACTGGTCCGGCGTAGAGGCGACGGGCGCCGTCCAAACCGAAGAACAAGCCGCCGACCGCGCACAGCAGGCCGGTGAGCACCGCGATCCATTCGAGCGGCGGTCCGGGGATCGTGCCGGCCCCGGCCAGCAGCCAGGTCCACAACGGACTCGTGCTCGCCTCGACACGCTCGCCGACGTTGAACACCGGGCCGTTCCCGGCGAGGATCTGCCGGACGGTGCGCAGCACGAGCAGTCCGTCGTCGCTCATCCACCGGCGTTGCCAGGCGAGCACCGCGTACAGCACGAGGACCGCCCCGGTGGCGGCCCACGTCCAGGTCGTCGGGCGGCGGTGCCACGGGAGCGGATCGTCCGGCAGCGCGTCGGCGGCCGCGGTCATGATTGGTCCAGACCTCCCCGAGACATGGTGTGCCGCCACAGTCTCGCATCCGCCTGACGGCGACGCTCGGCGGTCGGGGAGCCGCTACCGCGAAGGTGACGCAGCCGACGCCGTCGGCGCGGGAGGCCCGCTCGGCGCGGGCGGAACGGTCGGCGGGGGCGGGGCGAGGCCGATGTCCAGGTCCATCCGCTCGCGGTCCTTGCCGCCGAGGGTGAACGGCGAGGTGCAGCCGGTCGCCGGGTCGACCGCCGAGTCCAAACCGGGCGCCCCCGCGCCGCGCTGGGTGACGGTGAGGCCGTCCGGCAGCTTCGAGATGTCGAAGCACACCTGGTAGGTGCCGTCCTTGCGCTGGTCGAACAGGTAGCTGCCGTCGGCGTTCGTGCGCGTGGTGGCGACGGTGCCGCCCGCGCCGTCCTTGAGCGTGACCGGAAGATCCGGGAAGCCGGGTTCGTCGTCGTCCTGCATGCCGTTGCGGTTCAGGTCTTTCCACGCGCGGTCGCCGATCTTGCCGACCGCGGGCTGCGGCGTGACGGTGACCGTCACGCTCGCCTTCTGCTCGGCGAGCGGCCCGCCCGGACCGGTGCCGGTGACCTTCGCGGTGTTGACGTGCCCGTTGTCGTCCTCGGTGAGGTTCGGGTGGTCGCAGGTGACTTCGCGCGACGCGTTCGCGGCGAGGTCGAACGCGCCGGGGAGCCCGGTGCACCACGGGTCCTTCACGAGGACCCCGGTGAGCGGCTCGGAGCCGGTGTTGGAGACGGAGATGCGGAAGTGCGCGGCGTCGCCGGCCGGGATGGCAGCCGACGGGCCCCACGTTCCGTCCGCCGGATTCCGCACCTCCATCTTCACCGCGAACGCGGCGAGCGCCACGTGCACGCAGTCCCACAGCACCCAGTTGTGGTTGGTGCTGGCGAAAAACGAGACCGCCGCGGTGTCGTCCGGCGCGGTGAACGGCGGCAGTTCCTGCCGCGCGAGCCTGCCGTCGGACGCGACGTCGTGCGTCACCGGAAGCGGTTTCTCCACCAGCACGCGACCGGCGCGGTCGGCGAAGCGCAGCCCGGTGGTCGCGCTCGCGCGCGCACCGAGGCCGGATTGCGCCGTCGCCGACCACACCGACAGCGAGTATTGCCCGCCGGGCACCGCTTTCACCTGCTGGGCAGCCGAGCTGACACGGCCGTCCGGCGTCTGGATCTGGGCGTTGACCCGCCCGTCGACCGCGTGCGCGGTGCTGGTGAGCAGCTTCGGCACCCGGTCCGGCGGGGTGCTGCGCGGAACCGGTGCGGCGGGGATGAACAGGTACCCGCGCGGCGCTCCGCCGGGCGAACCGGCGTCCTCCACGCTCGGGTTGGCCGCGATGCCGCCGCACTCCGGAGCCCCCTGCGCGGGAGCCGACCCGGGAGTGACGACGGCGAGCGCGCCGACCAGCATCGCAGTGCCCGCCGCCGCGCCCGCCGTGCGTCCGATCGCGACTTTCCTTGCCCGCCTCACGCGGTGAAGCTAGACCCAGGAAGCCCGATCGGCGGTAAGAAACACCCCAAAGTGTTACCGGCGGCCGATCCGGCCGGGCAATCCGAAGGCGCCCTTCTTCCACACCGACACGATCGCCGGCCGCGGCTGGGAGCTGCCGCCGTCCGGCCAGTGCGAGGTCGGGTTCGCCGAACTCGGCGCGTCCTCGCCGGGGTGCTGCACCGCGACCAGCACGAGGTTTTCGGTGACGACCGGACCGCACGTCTCGGCGCCGACCGGCACGGACAGGAACTGCTTCACGTGCCCGCGCTCGGGTCCGGTGACCGGAACCGAGAAGAGGCCGTCGTTCGCGCCGAGGGTGTTGCCGTCGGTGGAGATCCACAGGTTGCCGTGCGGGTCGAAGGCCACGTTGTCCGGGCACGAGATGGGGCTGACCTGGTCCTTCGGGAAGCCGCCGAAGTAGGTGTCGGCCGTGGCCGGGTCGCCGCAGACGAGGAGCAGCCGCCAGGAGAACCGGGTCGAGGCGGCGTCGCCGCGGTCCTCGTCCCATTCGAGGATGTGCCCGTTTTTGTTGCGGGTGCGCGGGTTCGCCTCGTCCGGGGCCGCCTTGCCCGCCGCGCCGCGGTCGGAGTTGTTGGTGAGCGCGGCGTAGATCCGGCCGTTGACCGGGTTCGGCTCGATGTCCTCCGGACGGTCCATTTTGGTCGCTCCGGCGCGGTCGGCGGCCTGCCGGGTGAACACGTAGACCTCCTCCGCGGTGAATCCGTCCACAAAGGACTTGTCGCCGCTGGCAAGGGGAATCCACTCGCCGGTGCCGTCGAACTCGCCGTCGGCGGGCAGCTTGCCGGAACCGTCGATCTCGCCCGGGCTGTTGCCGGAGAACTTGGCGACGTAGAGGGTTCCCTCGTCCAGCAGCGCCGAATTGTGCCGCCGGGCGAGCGCGGAGTTCCCCTTCTTGTACTTGCCCTTCGAGACGAATTTGTAGATGTACTCGAACCGCTCGTCGTCGCCGGAGTATACCGCGACCCGGCCGTCCGCGGTGATCTTGACGTTCGCCGCCTCGTGCTTGAACCGGCCGAGGGCGGTGTGCTTCACCGGCGTGGAATTCGGGTCGTTCGGATCGATTTCCACGACCCAGCCGAACCGGTTGGGCTCGTTGGGCTCGCGCGAAACGTCCCAGCGCTTGTCGAAGCGCTCCCATTTGCGCGTGCTCTCGCCGGTGCCGACCGCGTACCGCTTGAGCCGCGCGGCCTCGGTCGGATCGGAAACCTTGTCCGCGTGGGCGAAGTACTGGTGGAAGTTCTCCTCGCCGGACAGCACGGTGCCCCACGGCGTGACGCCGCCGGAGCAGTTGTTCTGCGTGCCGCGCACGCGCTTGCCGGACGGATCGGCCGACGTCTTGAGGTACTTCGAACCGGCCGCCGGACCGCGCACCTCGAAAATCGTGTCGAGCGTGATCCGCCGGTTCAGCGGGCTGGGCACCGTGCGCAGCGCGCCGCCGATCGGGTCGCGCAGGGTCTGCAGCACCGACAAACCGTGTGCCGCCCAGGCGATTTTCACCTGTTCCTCGGTGGGATTGGCCGGGTCGTACTGATCGGCCGGGAAGAGGTGCACCTCGGTGGTGTACTCGTGGTTGACCACCAGCAGATTGCGCAGGCCGAGCGGATCCTGCGGGATCAGGCCGACGAAGTCGTTGTTGTAGCCGAACTGCTTGGCCTGCGCGGCCGCGGTCTGCTTGCGGAAATCGAACTTCGGCGCGCCGGGGACCACCGGGTCGCCCCAGCGGATCACCACGTGCTGGGCGTACCCGTCGGGGATGCTGACGGCGTCGAGTTTGTTCGGCGGCACCGGCGTGAAGTCGGTGCCGGGCACGGCGCGGCCCTTCGCCAGCGGAGCAGGGGCCTGGGCCGGAGGGGCAGCCGCGGCGGTGCCGGACAGCGCGGCGAACCCGCCCGCGGCCGCGGCCATCACCGCGCCGGCCTTGAACACGCCGCGCCGCGAGACGCCCTTGGCGATGTCGCCGAAGTACTCGTTGCCGGTCGGGTTCGGGGCCTCGTGCGCGCACGCGTTGCCGCAGCGGTATTCGCAGGTGATCGGGGATCGGCCGCCGGAATGCGCGGTGAACAGGGGCAGCAGTCGTCCAGGCTCCAGGGACACGGGGCCTCCAGGGTCGCTTCTCGGTGGGAACCCGGCGACCGTATGCGGCGAAAACCCCCTGAATCGGACTAAAAGGTTAACAGCGGATGTATTCCCCCAAAGACGACGATCGCCCCCGAACAGGCAGTCCGGGGGCGATCGCGGTGAGTGGCCGAAGCGGTCAGAACTCCTCGTCGCCGACGAGCGCGGCCTCCCTCGGCACGGTGTGCGGGTCGGCCTTCTTCTCGCGCTGCGAGAGCAGCACGGCGGCGATCACGCAGAGCACGGCGGCGATCAGGAACGGACCCTGCTCCCAGCCCATCCACTCGGCGAGGTGGCCGACGAGCGTGGCCGCGACCGCGCCGCCGAACCAGCGGCAGAAGTTGTACCCGGCACTCGCGACCGGCCGCGGCGCGTCGCTGATCGACATCGCGGTGCCGGTGAAGAGCGTGTTCAGCAGTCCGGAAACCAGCCCGGACACGACGATCCCGACGACCACCACCGGCTTGCTCGGGATGGCCAGCACCAGCATCAGCACCGTGTACCCGGTCACCGCCAGCGCGGCGGCGTGCCGTTCGCCGAACTTCGCGGCCATCTTCGGCGCGAGCACCACGCCGGCGATCGCCACACAGAGGCCCCAGCCGCAGAAGATCAGGCCGACCGCGATGGCGTTCCAGCCGAGCACGAACGGGGACCAGGCGAGCACCGCGAAGAACGCGGCGGTGTAGAGCGCCGAGGCGATCGACGTCCGGAGCAGGCCGGGGTGCTTGAGCGCGCGGATCGGGTCGAGCAGTTTGACCGGATCGCGCTTCTGCCGCGAATCGCTGGTCAGGAAGATCGAGCAGAGCAGCAGGGCGGCGACCATCAGCACCGCGGTGCCGAGGAACGGGCCGCGCCACGAGATCGTGCCCAGCAGCGCGCCGAGCAGCGGACCGACGGCGAGCCCGACGCCTAGCGCGGCCTCGTAAAGCAGGATCGCGCCGGATTGGCCACCGGTCGCCGCGCCGACGATCACCGACAACGCGGTGGCGATGAAGAAGGCGTTGCCCAGTCCCCACACCGCACGCAGGCCGACGAGCTGTTCGATCGAACCGGCCGCGGCGCACAGCGCGGTCGCGGCGACGATCAGGGTCAGCCCGACGAGCACGGTCCGCTTGGCCCCGAACCGGGCGGACATCGCGCCGGTGAAGAGCATCGCGATCACCTGCACGCCGAGATACGACGTGAACAGCAGCGTGACCTGGGACGGCGAAGCGTTCAGGCCCTTGGCGATGGACAGCAGGATCGGGTCGACGAGGCCGATGCCCATGAACGCGATGACCGCGGCGAACGCGGTGATCCACACCTGTTTGGGCTGGCCCTTGACCGCGTCCAGCAGGCTCGAGTGGTGCTCAGCGCTCATCGCGGATCAGTTCCTCCTTCAGAAATTGCGGCGAGTTCCGCGGCGGGGTCGTCGCGGTGGAAGTCGGCGATCAGCTTGGTGAGCGCGGGAAGCGCGGCGTCGATGGCGGCGCGCTCGGCCGGGTCGAGGCGGCCGAGCCGCGCCCGCAGCTCCGCCTCCCGGCCCGCGATCATCTCGGCGTAGAACCGCTCGCCTTCCGGAGTGGCCTCCACGAGCACGGCGCGCCCGTCGTCGGGATCGGGTCGGCGGGTCACCATGCCGAGCCGTTCGAGCCTGCGCACGACGTCGGTCATCGACGGCATCCGCACGCGCTCAAGTCGGGAGAGCCGGCTCATCCGGCTCGGCCCGCGGCCGACCAGCTCCGACAGCACCGATCCCTGGGTCAGGGTCAGCAGCTGCGCGGATTCGCGGCGCACCAGGTAGTACAGCCGGAAGACCACCGGCCGCAGCCGCTGCGCCAAATCGCCCGTCGAGGAAGTCACTTAGCTAGGCTAACAAAAATTAGTTAGGGTAGCGAAGTAATTCGGCTCACAAGGTGGTCCAGTCCAGGACCCCTAGGCTGGACCGGTGGATGCGGTGATCTTCGACCTCGACGGCGTACTGGTGGACTCCGAGACGACGTGGGACGAGGTGCGCCGAGCGGTAGTCGCCGAACACGGCGGGACCTGGCGGCCCGAGGCGACCCGCGCGCAACAGGGGATGAGCACGCCGGAATGGGCGCGCTACCTGGTGGAAACGCTGGGCGCGCAGCTCACGCCGGACGAGATCGCGCGCACGGTGATCGACGAAATGGCCGCCCGCTACGCCGACCGCCCGCCGGTGATCGACGGCGCGGACCAGGTCGTCCGCGAGATCGCCCGGCACTGGCCGGTGGCGATCGCCAGCTCGTCGCCGCCGGTGCTGATCCACTCGTTCCTGACCGCGTGCGACCTGACGTC
The nucleotide sequence above comes from Amycolatopsis sp. AA4. Encoded proteins:
- a CDS encoding SdrD B-like domain-containing protein — its product is MRRARKVAIGRTAGAAAGTAMLVGALAVVTPGSAPAQGAPECGGIAANPSVEDAGSPGGAPRGYLFIPAAPVPRSTPPDRVPKLLTSTAHAVDGRVNAQIQTPDGRVSSAAQQVKAVPGGQYSLSVWSATAQSGLGARASATTGLRFADRAGRVLVEKPLPVTHDVASDGRLARQELPPFTAPDDTAAVSFFASTNHNWVLWDCVHVALAAFAVKMEVRNPADGTWGPSAAIPAGDAAHFRISVSNTGSEPLTGVLVKDPWCTGLPGAFDLAANASREVTCDHPNLTEDDNGHVNTAKVTGTGPGGPLAEQKASVTVTVTPQPAVGKIGDRAWKDLNRNGMQDDDEPGFPDLPVTLKDGAGGTVATTRTNADGSYLFDQRKDGTYQVCFDISKLPDGLTVTQRGAGAPGLDSAVDPATGCTSPFTLGGKDRERMDLDIGLAPPPPTVPPAPSGPPAPTASAASPSR
- a CDS encoding PhoX family phosphatase, whose amino-acid sequence is MSLEPGRLLPLFTAHSGGRSPITCEYRCGNACAHEAPNPTGNEYFGDIAKGVSRRGVFKAGAVMAAAAGGFAALSGTAAAAPPAQAPAPLAKGRAVPGTDFTPVPPNKLDAVSIPDGYAQHVVIRWGDPVVPGAPKFDFRKQTAAAQAKQFGYNNDFVGLIPQDPLGLRNLLVVNHEYTTEVHLFPADQYDPANPTEEQVKIAWAAHGLSVLQTLRDPIGGALRTVPSPLNRRITLDTIFEVRGPAAGSKYLKTSADPSGKRVRGTQNNCSGGVTPWGTVLSGEENFHQYFAHADKVSDPTEAARLKRYAVGTGESTRKWERFDKRWDVSREPNEPNRFGWVVEIDPNDPNSTPVKHTALGRFKHEAANVKITADGRVAVYSGDDERFEYIYKFVSKGKYKKGNSALARRHNSALLDEGTLYVAKFSGNSPGEIDGSGKLPADGEFDGTGEWIPLASGDKSFVDGFTAEEVYVFTRQAADRAGATKMDRPEDIEPNPVNGRIYAALTNNSDRGAAGKAAPDEANPRTRNKNGHILEWDEDRGDAASTRFSWRLLLVCGDPATADTYFGGFPKDQVSPISCPDNVAFDPHGNLWISTDGNTLGANDGLFSVPVTGPERGHVKQFLSVPVGAETCGPVVTENLVLVAVQHPGEDAPSSANPTSHWPDGGSSQPRPAIVSVWKKGAFGLPGRIGRR
- a CDS encoding MFS transporter, coding for MSAEHHSSLLDAVKGQPKQVWITAFAAVIAFMGIGLVDPILLSIAKGLNASPSQVTLLFTSYLGVQVIAMLFTGAMSARFGAKRTVLVGLTLIVAATALCAAAGSIEQLVGLRAVWGLGNAFFIATALSVIVGAATGGQSGAILLYEAALGVGLAVGPLLGALLGTISWRGPFLGTAVLMVAALLLCSIFLTSDSRQKRDPVKLLDPIRALKHPGLLRTSIASALYTAAFFAVLAWSPFVLGWNAIAVGLIFCGWGLCVAIAGVVLAPKMAAKFGERHAAALAVTGYTVLMLVLAIPSKPVVVVGIVVSGLVSGLLNTLFTGTAMSISDAPRPVASAGYNFCRWFGGAVAATLVGHLAEWMGWEQGPFLIAAVLCVIAAVLLSQREKKADPHTVPREAALVGDEEF
- a CDS encoding MarR family winged helix-turn-helix transcriptional regulator, whose translation is MTSSTGDLAQRLRPVVFRLYYLVRRESAQLLTLTQGSVLSELVGRGPSRMSRLSRLERVRMPSMTDVVRRLERLGMVTRRPDPDDGRAVLVEATPEGERFYAEMIAGREAELRARLGRLDPAERAAIDAALPALTKLIADFHRDDPAAELAAISEGGTDPR
- a CDS encoding HAD family phosphatase, which translates into the protein MDAVIFDLDGVLVDSETTWDEVRRAVVAEHGGTWRPEATRAQQGMSTPEWARYLVETLGAQLTPDEIARTVIDEMAARYADRPPVIDGADQVVREIARHWPVAIASSSPPVLIHSFLTACDLTSLVPVAVSSEEVAAGKPEPDVYLRAAMLLGVEASRCAAVEDSTNGLRAAFAADMTVFAVPNPHFPPDPEVLREARVLPDLAALPAALRE